TGAACTTGCAGAACTCCCCTTTTTAAGGCTAAGGGATAAAATTGAATTAAAGGAAGGAACATTTAAGGAGCTTATGAAAATAAGTCAGAACGAAATTGATATTGCAATAATCCAGCCACAAATAAAAGTTAAATTAAAAGAAAGAGAAATAAAAATTGTCTCAGATGTATTGCTCCTTCCACCTGTAATGTTGACAATTTACTCCTTTTTTCTAAAAAGGAAAATTGAATGTGACAATGCAAAAGCTTGTCTGTCTTGTAATGACTGCTATCTTAGTCTTAATAAGTTGACTGAAGAACCATTTATTGATGAATTGGCTTCACTTTATGGATTTATTTACGATAAAGATCCAGTGAAAAGCAGCGAATTCAAGGAAAATTATACTCAAAAGTATGCCACTGAAAACTTAAGAAGCTATATTAGTAAGATAAATAGAAAAATCTCTCAAATTGTAAGTGATGGCTCTTCGTATCACTACTGTCTCATTAAATCCATAAGGAAGTATGGTTCAACCTCTGTATGGAGTTCCAATTGATAAAAGAAGGATAAAAATAGTTTGAAATATTGTTGCAACATTTTCTTTTAACGAAATGAGTGTAAAAGTTCAGTAAAATAAAAAAAACAATGAGGAGTTAAAACATGGTGGACAGAGAAATTTTAAAAATTGCCATTGCAGCTTTACTTCATGACATAGGTAAATTTTCAGAGAGAGCATCAGTTGAAATTCCTCAGGACTATGTTATTAATAATCAGGCTCTTTATCAACCTAAGTATAACCACAGATATACCCACAGGCATTCTCTTCACACAGCTTACTTTTTTGATAGTTTTTCAAAATACTTACCAAAGCAAATACTTACTGATTCAACTGCAGATACTTCTCTCATAAATCTTGCAGCAATGCATCATAAACCCACCTCAGCAGAACAGTTAATTATAAGAGAGGCTGATATTTTAAGTAGTGGTATAGAGAGAAAAGAATTTGAAGAGCAAGACGCTCAAAGCCGAATGCCCAAGGAAATCCCCCTTTCAACAATTTTTGAGGATATTTCAATAAATGAGAACTGGAAAGAAAACAAACCAGAAAGTTTTAAGTTTGTTTATCCACTGGCAACTTTATCTCCTAAAAGCATCTTCCCTGTTGAGAAGAGTTCACTAAAACAAATTGATTATAAAACCCTTTATGAACAATTTATAGAGCTTTTTAAAAAACTTCCTCATATTGAATATTCACCACTTTGGTTTGAACATCTTGACAGTTTACTTTTCCTGTTTACCAGCTCAATACCATCTGCTACCGTTACCAGAGATGACGCTGGAGATTTTAAAGAGATTATCACTGACATATCTCTCTATGACCACAGTCGCCTCACTGCTGCAATTGCCACAGCATTTTATGCCTATCACAGAGAGACAAATTCTATAAATATAGATGCCATAAAAGACAGAGATATTGAAAAGTTTCTTCTCATAGAGGGTAATTTTTACGGTATTCAGGATTTCATATTCTCTGATACAGGAGACACGAGAAAAAATGCTGCAAAGCTTCTAAGAGGAAGGTCTTTCTATGTGTCACTCCTTAGTGAGCTTGCATCAGATTTTATAGTTGAAAAGATAGGGCTGCCCTCAACCTCTATCGTTGTAAATGCAGCTGGCAAATTTAGAATGATCCTTCCAAATACTGAGAGAGCTATAAAACTTTTAGCGGAAGCAGAAAATGAAATTAATGATTGGCTTATTAAAAACTTCTATGGTGAAGTATCAATCGGTATAAGTAGTGTAACAGCATCTTTTAATGTTTTAATAGATACTGAAACTCTGTCAGACATAGGGAAAAAACTTGGTAAAGTCTCAGAGGAAAGAAAATTCCATAAATTTGACATTTTAAAGTATGCAGGGGCTAAAACAACCTATCTTAATGAATTTTCTTCTGAATTTGGCATATGCCCCCTATGTAACAGAAGACCTGCAGGGGACAGAAACAAGATAGATGACGAGCATCTTTGCGATGTGTGTTTTGATCATGTAAATATTGGAAGAAATCTAACATCAAAGGATTATATTGCGATTACTTATAAAGATGCAGACTTGAAGGATAAGCTTAGAATTCCTATATATAACCGATATCAATTAGCTTTCATCACAGGCAAATTAAGAGACCTTGTTGAAGCAGGAAAAGTAAGGCATTTCTGGGATATAAACTCTCTCTGGCAGGAAGAACTACATTTAAGCAAAGAACTCTTTTCCATAAAACTTATTAACGCTTATGTCCCGAGATTTACAGAGGAACATAAGGATGCTGAGATATTGGAAAAATTGAAATATGATGAATCTGAAGAATCCCTCAAAGAAATAGATAACTTAATTAATTATGGCGGAATTCTCAGCTTTGCTCACTTAGGAAAACTAAGTCTTCACAAAATTGATTCAGAATATCAGGGAGTCCCAGCTTTGGGAGTTTTCAAGGCAGATGTAGATAATCTTGGGACAATATTCATGAAAGGGCTAAGGAAGGAAAAGAGAACTTTTTCCCGATATACAACTTTATCCAGACAGCTTAATCTGTTTTTTACTCTTTATGTTCCTTATCTCTGCCGCACAGAATTTAAAAATATCTATACAGTTTTTACAGGCGGTGATGACTTGTTTGTTATAGGTCCATGGAAAGACACCTTTGAATTTGCTCTTAGAGTGAAAGAGGATTTCAGTAAATACTGCTGTGAAAACAGGGAGATTTCCCTATCTGCAGGACTTTTCATTACAAAGTCAGAAACACCAGTTATAAACATGGCTAAATTTTCAGAAGAAGCCCTTGATAAAGCAAAACAGAAGGGTAAAAACAAGCTTACAGTTTTTGATGTTTCAGTCTCTTGGGATGACCTTTCAAAACTTGCGGAGATTGAATCACATTTGCACAATTGGCTTGAAGAAGAAATAATAACAAAGGCTTTTTCTTATAAACTCAACGAAATAGTAAAAATGGTGGAAGAAGAGATACATTTAAGACAGAGCAATTCTTTTGACCTATCAAGTTTGAATTCACTTACATGGAGGGCTAAACTTTACTACTCAACTATAAGAAATGTGGCGAAAGGATATCCGAAGGACAAAAGAATTGAAATAGCAGAGGAAGTGCTTACACATCTAAGCCTTTGGCTTGAAAAATACAGGGAATCCATGAGGATTCCTCTCTGGAAAACTTTATACATGAGGAGGAAAGCATGAGTAATGGAGGATTACCAAAAATTGTTTTTTGGGCTGACGAGAAAGCTGAAATGATTAATCCAGATCTTTTTTCAACAGTAGCTGAGGCATGGGCAAAGAAGATTAAAGAAGTAGGTAAGATAGCTAAAGATAAAAATAAGATATCTCAGATACGAAAGTTTTATGATGAGGTATTATTGTTTTCAGATAGAGTAAAAAATGAAGATCAGTTCAAAAAAATGCTTCCTTACCTTAAAATGTTAAATGCAAAAGCAGCCTATGCAGATGGAAGGAATCATATAACAAAGGAATTTAAAGATTTCATTCAGGATTGTGTTTCTTTGGTTAACACTAAAAAAGATTTTGATATTTTTGTGAAATTTTTTGAAGCATTCATGGGTTTTTACAGATACTATGATGAATTATTTGATAGAAGAATGAGGAGGTAAAACATGCAACTCAGAGAGATTAAAACAATCAAGGGCACAATCAGACTTAAAACAGGCTTACATATCGGTTCAGGAAATACAGAAATGCAGATAGGCGGAACAGACAATCCTGTAATTAAGCATCCCTATACGAATGAGCCTTACATACCAGGGTCATCTCTGAAAGGCAAGATAAGAAGCCTTGTGGAGCTTTACTATGGAGTTGTTGCTGAGGCTACAAAACATGATGACATGATAAAGGCTGGAGGACTTGCGTCATCAAAAATGCTTGAGCAATCAAATGGTGGGATAAAAAAACACATTGAAAACATTCTCAAAGTTTTTGGCTCTGGAGCAGGAGATACAGATGAAAAGCTGGCAAAGCAACTCGGTCCCACAAGAGTGTCTTTTAGTGATTGTTTTCTGACCGATCAATTTATTAAAGAAGCAGAGGAGAAAAGATGGAGCTATATTGAAGTTAAGTCCGAAAACAGAATCAACAGAATTACAGGAACAGCCGAGCATCCAAGATTCATAGAAAGAGTTCCAGCTGGAGCTGAGTTCAAATTAGAGATAAGCTTTAAGATTTTAAATAATGGAGAAGAGGAACTCTTTAAGAATTATCTATTGAAAGGGCTTAAACTTCTTGAGTATGACAGTCTTGGTGGGTCTGGTAGCAGAGGATATGGAAAAGTAGAATTCATCTTTGATGATGAAACTTTAAAAAGGGAGTATGATGAGATTAAACTTTGGGGGTAAACCTTGAAAACCTATTCAGTTAAAATAAAACCTCTCACAGGTTTTGGAGACTTTATAAAAGGAGACACGCTTTTTGGGCATATTTGCTGGCAACTATGCTATGACCCAAAAATATTTGGAAAGAGTCTTGATGAACTTCTTAATGACTATGATAAAAATCCTTTCATAGTCTTATCTTCAGCCTATCCTGTAGTAAACAACAAGATTTATCTCAAAAGACCCGCGTTACCGCTAAGCATGCTTTTTGATATCTCTGAGGAAGAAATTGTAAAAAATAGAAAGGAACTTAAAAGAAGAAACTATTTTGCTTTTGAACAACCACTAAATTTGCTAAGAAAAATCAATTATGAATCCTTATCTTTTTTCAAAGAGCAGGAGCAGACAAGGTGTAGCATAAACAGGCTTACAAATACAACAACTGAACCACCTTTTGCTCCTTACAATGTAGGCAAAATTTTCTTTAATTGCGACTTGGTAGTTTTCGCAGGTTTGCGGGATGATATTAATATAAATTCGTTTCTTGAAATTTTGAGTCGTATTGGAAAACATGGTTATGGTAAAGATGCAACTGTTGGATACGGAAAATTTGATATTATCAGCTGGGAAGAGATTGATTTGTTAAATACCGCTAAGTCTCCAAATGCTCTATATACTCTGTCTCCTCTATGTCCTGACTCGGCTCAAACTGAGAAAATATATTTTAACCCTTTTGTAAGATTTGGCAGACACGGAGATATACTTTCAAAAAGCAAAAACCCCTTTAAAAATCCTGTAATATTTGCTGATGAGGCTGCTATAGTTTTTACAAAGGCAGAGATAATCAAGCCCTACATCGGAAAAGTGGTTAGAGATATCTCAAAAGCTTTACCAGAGGCAGTAACCCAGGGATATAGCTTAGTAATTAAAGTGGAGGTATGAGATGATTTATAATGTAAAATTACACACCGTAAGCCCGATTCACATTGGATGCGACCAGAGTTACACTCCTGTTAATTTTGTAATAGATACTGACAAAAGTACTCTCATAGAGTTTGACCTTTGGGATTTCATCAATTCACTGGATGAAAAAGAGTATATAAAATTAAGGGATATATCAGAGAATAAATCACCCATTGCACTTGTGTATCTATATAGATTCTATGCTGAAAGAAAAAACAGAATAAAGGGTAGAACTATTCCAATTCCAAAAGAACTTGCTGATAGATACAGAGATGTTAAGCAATTCCAAAATGAAAGTGATGTTATCAGGGAATTTAATGAATTTGAAATACCAAAGACATTTTATAATCCCTACACAGGTAAACCTCTGATTCCAGGTAGTTCCTTAAAGGGCTCTATAAGGACAGCATACATTGAAGGATTAATCAAGGAAGAGGGTAACGTTGCCCACTATAGAGATAGAGAGAAATACCCAAAATATACTGACATAGAAGAAAAGATACTGCAGGGTAAAACAAAAACCGATCCTTTTAGACTCTTAAAACTCAGCGACTTTGAACCTCAGGGAGAAGTAAAAACAGAGATAATCTTTCAAGTAAATGTACGAAAGCTAAATAACACATCAAAAGAATCTCTTTCTATTCCGATAGAGATTATTCCTACAGGTAATGTTTTTAAAGGAACATTAGCAATAGAAGAGCCATTAGCTCATTCAGGTATATCTAAAAAGCTTGATTTGACTGAGCTATTGCTTAAGACTCATTCGCACTATGCAGGAATTTTTAACAAAGAGATTGACTTAAGAAAAATCAAGGGATTCAGTCTACCAAATCTTTCAGAGTATAGAGAGATGTTTAAGCAAAAGTATTTTCTACTAAGACTGGGTAAGCACTCCGGTGCAGAGGCAGTTACATGGGAAGGGCTAAGAAAAATAAAAGTAAAAACAAAAGAGGGGACACAAATAATGGATTCATCAACTACAATATGGCTTGCCTCAAAGCAAAAAAAACCTTCTAATCTTTCAAGTACGACACCATTTGGCTGGGCTATTTTAGAGGTTTTATGAGATGAGGATAGAATATAAAAACATAGAATTTGAGCTTAAAGCTTTGACAGAGATAAAACTACCAGATTTCAAGGGTTCTGCCTTCAGAGGAGGTTTTGGGCATATCTTTAGAAAAATCACCTGCGTACTTAAGAGGCTTAATTGTCTTGAATGCCCACTAAAAAATCAGTGTATCTATTCATATGTTTTTGAAACACCCCCTCTGGAGAATTCAAATATATTAAATATGAGCAATTATGAGAAAATTCCTCATCCTTTTATATTTGAGCCACCTGAAACAAAGAAAAAATTATTTCAACCAGAGGAAACTCTAAATTTAAAAATACTTCTAATTGGAAAAGCAATGGAATTTGCCCCTTATTTTATTTACACCATATCTGAACTTGGAAAAGTTGGAATTGGAAAAGGTAGGGGTAAATTCACTGTAGAAAATATAAACATAGGTGAAAAGCTGTTGTTTCATCTTAATAACATAAACATAAGAGAGTCGTACAGCGTTCTAAAAATCAGAGCAATAACTCCATTAAGAATTAAATACAATCGCGACCTTGTAAGAGACATTGAATTTCACATACTGATCCGCTCCTTATTAAGAAGGCTTAGCCTTATTTATTATTTTCACATAAAACCTGAAATTTTAATACATGAACCAAAAGAACTTATAAGGAAAGCAGAGACGGTCAAAAAAGTTCAAGATATAACATTCTGGTATGACTGGGAGAGGTATTCATCAAGACAGGACAAACGAATGAAGCTTGGTGGAGTTATTGGAGAGATAATCTATAAGGGGAATATATCTATATTCATTCCATATGTAAAGGCTGGTGAAATCCTGCATGTTGGCAAAGGAACAAGTTTTGGATTGGGCAAGTACGAGATTGTTGAGTTCTCAACTTGACAAACATACAATGGTTATGATTTGATTTAATAAATTGCTCTTTGACAAGGCTGGTTTGTTTTAATCTCTAATGATTAAAACATACGAATATTCACTCCGAGCTTGGCGCTTGGAAGAATATTATTTTGCATTATTTTAATGGAGAGCTAACACTGTTTATGAATAGTTATTCCGAGCCTGCGTAAACAGGCGATGAATCTCAATCTCTATTTTTGAAGAAAAGAGATTATTTTCAACCAACTATTGGATATATTCACGCAAAATATTGCAAATATTTGTTTTGCTGGGAATATAAAATTAAGCATTATCAATGTTTTGAACCTCATGCGGAGGTGGGAAAATGCGAAAAAATTTGCACACCCATTTTTATAACATGTTGAAAAATAAACAAAAAAATATGATAGGCAGTAGGAAACAAGACCTCATTTAAAAGGGATTGCGACTTCATTGCTTATTTTATCAATTTCATCTTCAACTTGTTTGTAGGAAACAAGACCTCATTTAAAAGGGATTGCGACTTCTCTTTTAAATAGATATCGTGAGGGCAAATTTTGTAGGAAACAAGACCTCATTTAAAAGGGATTGCGA
The Thermodesulfovibrio yellowstonii DSM 11347 DNA segment above includes these coding regions:
- the cas10 gene encoding type III-A CRISPR-associated protein Cas10/Csm1, yielding MVDREILKIAIAALLHDIGKFSERASVEIPQDYVINNQALYQPKYNHRYTHRHSLHTAYFFDSFSKYLPKQILTDSTADTSLINLAAMHHKPTSAEQLIIREADILSSGIERKEFEEQDAQSRMPKEIPLSTIFEDISINENWKENKPESFKFVYPLATLSPKSIFPVEKSSLKQIDYKTLYEQFIELFKKLPHIEYSPLWFEHLDSLLFLFTSSIPSATVTRDDAGDFKEIITDISLYDHSRLTAAIATAFYAYHRETNSINIDAIKDRDIEKFLLIEGNFYGIQDFIFSDTGDTRKNAAKLLRGRSFYVSLLSELASDFIVEKIGLPSTSIVVNAAGKFRMILPNTERAIKLLAEAENEINDWLIKNFYGEVSIGISSVTASFNVLIDTETLSDIGKKLGKVSEERKFHKFDILKYAGAKTTYLNEFSSEFGICPLCNRRPAGDRNKIDDEHLCDVCFDHVNIGRNLTSKDYIAITYKDADLKDKLRIPIYNRYQLAFITGKLRDLVEAGKVRHFWDINSLWQEELHLSKELFSIKLINAYVPRFTEEHKDAEILEKLKYDESEESLKEIDNLINYGGILSFAHLGKLSLHKIDSEYQGVPALGVFKADVDNLGTIFMKGLRKEKRTFSRYTTLSRQLNLFFTLYVPYLCRTEFKNIYTVFTGGDDLFVIGPWKDTFEFALRVKEDFSKYCCENREISLSAGLFITKSETPVINMAKFSEEALDKAKQKGKNKLTVFDVSVSWDDLSKLAEIESHLHNWLEEEIITKAFSYKLNEIVKMVEEEIHLRQSNSFDLSSLNSLTWRAKLYYSTIRNVAKGYPKDKRIEIAEEVLTHLSLWLEKYRESMRIPLWKTLYMRRKA
- the csm2 gene encoding type III-A CRISPR-associated protein Csm2 codes for the protein MSNGGLPKIVFWADEKAEMINPDLFSTVAEAWAKKIKEVGKIAKDKNKISQIRKFYDEVLLFSDRVKNEDQFKKMLPYLKMLNAKAAYADGRNHITKEFKDFIQDCVSLVNTKKDFDIFVKFFEAFMGFYRYYDELFDRRMRR
- the csm3 gene encoding type III-A CRISPR-associated RAMP protein Csm3, whose product is MQLREIKTIKGTIRLKTGLHIGSGNTEMQIGGTDNPVIKHPYTNEPYIPGSSLKGKIRSLVELYYGVVAEATKHDDMIKAGGLASSKMLEQSNGGIKKHIENILKVFGSGAGDTDEKLAKQLGPTRVSFSDCFLTDQFIKEAEEKRWSYIEVKSENRINRITGTAEHPRFIERVPAGAEFKLEISFKILNNGEEELFKNYLLKGLKLLEYDSLGGSGSRGYGKVEFIFDDETLKREYDEIKLWG
- the csm4 gene encoding type III-A CRISPR-associated RAMP protein Csm4, which translates into the protein MKTYSVKIKPLTGFGDFIKGDTLFGHICWQLCYDPKIFGKSLDELLNDYDKNPFIVLSSAYPVVNNKIYLKRPALPLSMLFDISEEEIVKNRKELKRRNYFAFEQPLNLLRKINYESLSFFKEQEQTRCSINRLTNTTTEPPFAPYNVGKIFFNCDLVVFAGLRDDININSFLEILSRIGKHGYGKDATVGYGKFDIISWEEIDLLNTAKSPNALYTLSPLCPDSAQTEKIYFNPFVRFGRHGDILSKSKNPFKNPVIFADEAAIVFTKAEIIKPYIGKVVRDISKALPEAVTQGYSLVIKVEV
- the csm5 gene encoding type III-A CRISPR-associated RAMP protein Csm5 — translated: MIYNVKLHTVSPIHIGCDQSYTPVNFVIDTDKSTLIEFDLWDFINSLDEKEYIKLRDISENKSPIALVYLYRFYAERKNRIKGRTIPIPKELADRYRDVKQFQNESDVIREFNEFEIPKTFYNPYTGKPLIPGSSLKGSIRTAYIEGLIKEEGNVAHYRDREKYPKYTDIEEKILQGKTKTDPFRLLKLSDFEPQGEVKTEIIFQVNVRKLNNTSKESLSIPIEIIPTGNVFKGTLAIEEPLAHSGISKKLDLTELLLKTHSHYAGIFNKEIDLRKIKGFSLPNLSEYREMFKQKYFLLRLGKHSGAEAVTWEGLRKIKVKTKEGTQIMDSSTTIWLASKQKKPSNLSSTTPFGWAILEVL
- the cas6 gene encoding CRISPR-associated endoribonuclease Cas6 is translated as MRIEYKNIEFELKALTEIKLPDFKGSAFRGGFGHIFRKITCVLKRLNCLECPLKNQCIYSYVFETPPLENSNILNMSNYEKIPHPFIFEPPETKKKLFQPEETLNLKILLIGKAMEFAPYFIYTISELGKVGIGKGRGKFTVENINIGEKLLFHLNNINIRESYSVLKIRAITPLRIKYNRDLVRDIEFHILIRSLLRRLSLIYYFHIKPEILIHEPKELIRKAETVKKVQDITFWYDWERYSSRQDKRMKLGGVIGEIIYKGNISIFIPYVKAGEILHVGKGTSFGLGKYEIVEFST